From a region of the uncultured Draconibacterium sp. genome:
- a CDS encoding SusD/RagB family nutrient-binding outer membrane lipoprotein codes for MKKLAIILGFTVLIFSSCEKFLDINENPNFPKDVSDELLLPAAIASVTNVHSAEFGLLGSFWAQHWAQNNTSSQYKIYETYALSSNTNIVDRPYRELFEGSLSDNEIFLRKVEANQNWGAYLMGAVIKAYDYQYLVDLYDNVPYNEAFLGLEKLNPVINSGEEVYDSIYTLLNRALDKDVSSYNQLPYEKNDILFQGEIEDWARFANSLKLRILLRQYDARQSFASSEISSFLTDLETGNIAVLDKDASVSNYEDSDSKSNPLYETDQRQLNTTNNLKANAVLVNYLKTNNDDRINSLFTVVANDILGMVTGSFNIPSAVFEAPDIISSPIITPTMPVHLMTKAESDLLIAEAYLRQGNDVKAKEYYESGVTASFERMGAEIGTALTNEYAYPTTTFEAKLKAIIMQKWIDAADGGRGMEAHIERMRTGYPEESEVSDEVVPGYELPDSYVPGTVIYSKKGTTGGTFPRRMPYPDSELNFNSNAAEYKSLIDSDVMLSRVWWNK; via the coding sequence ATGAAGAAATTAGCTATAATATTAGGTTTTACTGTTCTTATCTTCTCGTCATGCGAAAAGTTTTTGGACATAAATGAGAATCCGAATTTCCCGAAGGATGTCTCGGATGAATTACTGTTGCCTGCCGCAATTGCATCGGTTACCAATGTGCACTCAGCAGAATTTGGTCTTTTAGGTTCGTTCTGGGCGCAACATTGGGCACAAAACAATACTTCTTCTCAGTATAAAATTTACGAGACGTATGCTTTAAGTAGTAATACAAATATTGTTGATCGTCCGTATCGTGAATTATTTGAAGGTTCATTAAGCGATAACGAAATTTTTCTCAGAAAGGTTGAGGCGAATCAAAATTGGGGAGCCTACTTAATGGGAGCTGTTATTAAAGCGTACGACTACCAATATTTAGTTGACCTTTACGACAATGTTCCTTACAATGAGGCATTTCTTGGACTGGAGAAACTTAATCCAGTGATTAATTCAGGAGAAGAAGTTTATGACTCAATATATACATTATTGAACCGTGCATTGGATAAAGATGTTTCCAGTTACAATCAATTGCCTTACGAAAAGAATGATATTCTTTTTCAGGGAGAAATTGAAGATTGGGCGCGTTTTGCAAATTCACTTAAACTTAGAATCTTATTGAGACAATACGACGCCAGACAATCATTTGCCAGCTCAGAAATTAGCAGTTTTTTAACTGATTTGGAAACTGGAAATATTGCAGTACTTGACAAAGATGCTTCAGTTTCAAACTATGAAGATTCAGACAGTAAGTCAAATCCTCTTTATGAAACAGACCAACGTCAGTTAAATACAACGAATAATCTTAAAGCAAATGCCGTATTGGTGAATTATTTAAAAACCAATAACGACGACAGGATCAACTCACTATTCACCGTGGTTGCGAATGATATTCTTGGAATGGTTACTGGCTCATTTAATATACCTTCTGCGGTATTCGAAGCTCCCGATATAATTTCAAGTCCTATTATTACGCCTACTATGCCCGTGCATTTGATGACCAAAGCAGAATCTGATTTATTAATCGCCGAGGCTTATTTGCGACAGGGAAATGATGTTAAAGCCAAAGAATATTACGAAAGCGGAGTAACCGCATCGTTTGAAAGAATGGGTGCTGAGATAGGAACAGCACTAACAAATGAATATGCTTATCCCACCACAACTTTTGAAGCAAAGCTAAAAGCTATTATTATGCAGAAGTGGATTGATGCTGCTGATGGTGGTAGAGGTATGGAAGCTCATATCGAGAGAATGAGAACCGGATACCCCGAAGAATCGGAAGTAAGTGATGAGGTAGTACCCGGATACGAGTTGCCTGATTCCTATGTGCCGGGCACAGTGATATACAGTAAAAAAGGAACTACGGGAGGCACATTCCCGAGAAGAATGCCTTATCCTGATAGTGAATTAAATTTTAACTCGAATGCAGCAGAGTATAAATCATTAATTGATTCTGATGTGATGTTGTCGAGAGTATGGTGGAATAAATAG
- a CDS encoding SusC/RagA family TonB-linked outer membrane protein — MKKLLVLVVALAIGVSTIFAQTKQISGTVTSSDDGLPIPGVSVSVKGTATGSVTNFEGEYQLVVPTSAEVLLFSFVGMKSQEIAISSTSTYDVIMETESIGVGEVVVTAMGIKREKKALGYSVTEITREDMENVGVVDATKALQGKVAGVSISAGSGAPGSSTRVIVRGLSSLTQSNQPLYVVDGVPIDNSFGSGNATENSKNVTAKVDFGNAASDINPDDIASISILKGAAATNLYGSRAANGVIMITTTRSAKNRPLQVKVSSSSAFTDVGRLPYFQTKFGQGWSGTYDSKENGSWGPVLDGADRLTGYVVNNSQRIAPFSYKENGIRDFYEYGYSLNNSVSVSGGNNVIGWYIGASNSTSDGIIPGDKDVLKRNSLTFKGNGGSEKTKFEFGVTYINRDLTTIPTGQGDDAGTGAILYADILYQPINHYLPDYRDYKGDFDNLDNYYNGYAQNPYFTINETKGEAIQNRVMANLNVRHNILEGFDVSWTAGLDTYSRFSKVRGAIAKITPGANNAGTINDVMGGVKEEGRYHTAMNSDLIVTYANELDLGIGNLKYDILLGNNINQRSYKRLNVISKGLVVPDYYNVGNISGSAEVYTRESKRRLVGLYGQIGLELNDYLFLTLQARNDWSSTLPIGANSFFYPGATMGFVFTELLPDNKILSYGKLRLSYAFAGNDADPYMIGDFFSPAVVRAGGFGALNYPVAGIPAYEKYRRLGNPNLKPELSKEFEIGTDLRFFNNRIGVDLAYYNKITTDLIMLANIAASSGYREQTSNLGQITNSGIELALNVTPVKTNDFEWNFTYMFNKADMILDKLDAELGVTEYLINDAYETEFVAIPGEQLGMYRIPDYKYTPTGEIIVGDNGLPVEGDKILIGSSVPDFNTSFLNNLSFKGFNFSFLLDYQKGGYMYSNTASATFWSGNNEQSTLNDRRPYVIPNTVIEVKDLDGNFTGYAENTTPIYNTWEDYYDDSTNKPYARSRIIERTFLKLREVSLSYRFKKSQLDNIFLSSANISVYGRNLFLWTPADNSYVDPETTTWDNDIEGLFGEFNGAPAIRTYGVKLDVTF, encoded by the coding sequence ATGAAAAAACTACTAGTATTAGTTGTTGCTTTGGCGATTGGAGTGAGTACCATATTCGCCCAAACCAAGCAAATTAGCGGAACGGTTACATCATCAGATGATGGTTTGCCTATTCCGGGGGTTTCGGTTTCTGTTAAAGGAACAGCAACCGGGTCAGTCACTAATTTTGAAGGGGAATACCAGCTTGTTGTCCCCACTTCTGCAGAAGTTCTGTTGTTCTCATTCGTAGGAATGAAATCACAGGAGATTGCAATTTCAAGCACTTCAACATACGATGTGATTATGGAAACAGAATCGATTGGTGTGGGGGAAGTTGTGGTAACGGCAATGGGTATTAAAAGAGAGAAAAAGGCTCTTGGGTATTCGGTTACAGAAATTACAAGAGAAGACATGGAAAATGTTGGCGTTGTTGATGCAACCAAAGCTTTGCAAGGTAAAGTTGCGGGAGTGTCAATTTCTGCAGGTTCTGGTGCTCCGGGATCATCAACTAGAGTTATTGTTCGAGGTCTATCATCTCTCACACAAAGCAACCAGCCTTTGTATGTTGTTGATGGAGTTCCAATTGATAATTCATTCGGAAGTGGTAACGCAACTGAAAATTCAAAGAACGTTACAGCAAAGGTTGACTTTGGGAATGCAGCTTCAGATATAAATCCAGATGACATTGCCAGTATTTCTATCTTGAAAGGTGCTGCAGCAACGAACCTATATGGATCGAGAGCTGCCAATGGTGTAATAATGATAACAACAACCAGAAGTGCTAAAAACAGACCACTTCAGGTGAAAGTATCGAGTTCTTCTGCGTTTACCGATGTGGGGCGCTTACCCTATTTCCAAACAAAATTTGGACAAGGTTGGAGTGGAACTTACGACTCGAAAGAAAATGGAAGTTGGGGACCGGTACTTGACGGTGCAGATCGTTTGACTGGTTATGTGGTAAATAACTCACAACGAATCGCTCCGTTTTCTTATAAGGAAAATGGAATACGTGATTTCTATGAGTACGGTTATTCGCTTAATAACTCAGTATCTGTGTCAGGAGGAAATAACGTTATTGGATGGTATATTGGAGCTTCTAATTCAACTTCAGATGGTATTATTCCTGGCGACAAAGATGTTTTAAAAAGAAACTCATTAACCTTTAAAGGTAACGGTGGTTCAGAAAAAACAAAATTTGAATTTGGTGTTACTTACATAAATCGTGATTTAACAACAATACCAACCGGACAAGGTGATGATGCAGGAACAGGAGCAATTTTATACGCTGATATCCTGTATCAACCAATCAACCATTATTTGCCTGATTACAGAGATTACAAAGGTGATTTCGATAATCTGGATAATTACTACAATGGTTATGCACAGAATCCCTATTTCACAATTAATGAAACAAAGGGGGAAGCCATACAAAACAGAGTTATGGCTAACTTAAACGTCAGACACAATATCCTTGAAGGCTTTGATGTTTCATGGACTGCTGGGTTGGATACCTATTCCCGTTTTTCTAAGGTTAGAGGCGCCATCGCAAAAATTACTCCCGGAGCAAATAATGCCGGCACCATTAATGACGTTATGGGAGGTGTTAAAGAAGAAGGAAGATATCATACAGCTATGAACTCGGATTTGATTGTGACCTATGCAAATGAACTGGATTTAGGTATCGGAAATTTGAAATACGATATATTACTCGGTAATAATATCAATCAGCGTTCTTATAAAAGATTAAATGTTATTTCAAAAGGCTTAGTCGTTCCAGATTATTACAATGTTGGTAATATTAGCGGTTCTGCTGAAGTTTATACAAGAGAAAGCAAGCGCAGATTAGTTGGTCTTTATGGACAAATAGGATTAGAGCTTAATGACTATCTGTTCTTAACCCTTCAGGCCAGAAATGATTGGTCTTCAACATTACCAATTGGGGCTAATTCATTCTTTTATCCGGGTGCTACTATGGGATTCGTATTTACAGAATTACTTCCTGATAATAAAATATTGTCATACGGAAAATTACGTTTGAGTTATGCATTTGCAGGTAACGACGCCGATCCATATATGATTGGTGACTTTTTCTCGCCAGCGGTTGTTCGTGCTGGTGGATTTGGAGCATTAAATTATCCTGTTGCCGGTATTCCGGCATACGAAAAATACAGAAGGCTTGGTAATCCAAATCTAAAACCTGAATTATCAAAAGAATTTGAAATTGGTACAGATCTTCGATTCTTCAATAATAGAATCGGAGTTGATTTAGCTTATTATAACAAAATCACTACCGACCTAATCATGCTGGCAAACATTGCTGCATCTTCAGGTTATAGAGAACAAACTTCAAATCTTGGACAAATTACGAACAGCGGTATTGAGTTGGCACTTAATGTAACTCCGGTTAAAACAAATGATTTTGAGTGGAACTTTACTTACATGTTTAACAAAGCAGACATGATTCTTGACAAATTGGACGCTGAATTAGGTGTAACTGAATACCTAATTAATGATGCGTATGAAACAGAGTTTGTTGCAATACCTGGAGAGCAATTAGGAATGTATCGAATTCCCGATTATAAATACACTCCTACCGGGGAAATAATTGTTGGAGACAATGGGCTGCCAGTTGAAGGAGACAAAATTTTAATCGGATCTTCTGTTCCCGACTTCAATACTTCTTTCTTAAATAACCTTTCATTTAAAGGATTTAATTTCTCATTCCTGCTCGACTATCAGAAAGGTGGTTACATGTATTCCAATACCGCTAGTGCAACTTTCTGGTCGGGGAATAACGAACAATCTACATTGAATGACAGAAGGCCTTATGTAATTCCAAATACGGTTATAGAAGTTAAAGATCTTGATGGGAATTTTACTGGATATGCTGAGAATACTACCCCAATTTACAATACCTGGGAGGATTATTACGACGACAGTACAAATAAACCATACGCGCGTTCCAGAATTATTGAAAGAACCTTTCTTAAATTAAGAGAGGTATCACTTTCTTACAGATTCAAAAAATCACAACTTGATAACATCTTCTTGTCATCTGCCAATATTTCAGTGTATGGTAGAAATTTATTTCTGTGGACTCCTGCTGATAACAGTTATGTAGATCCCGAAACAACAACCTGGGATAATGATATTGAAGGATTGTTTGGAGAATTTAATGGAGCTCCGGCAATCAGGACATATGGTGTTAAGTTAGATGTAACATTTTAA